In Streptomyces sp. NBC_00414, a single window of DNA contains:
- a CDS encoding ABC transporter permease translates to MRPAAVQQDTDRTDAPTRAERFSALAQQHGALVTLLVAMVAASLSFDTFLTGDNLENMALSSAFLAVVALGMTFVIVTGGIDLSVGSLFALGGVLAAWGSQYGTAVALLLPLAVCGLIGVVNGLLIARSGLAPFIVTLAAMLGARGILLAITDEGSRTYLVDKDSFFATLGQGSLLGIGVPIWITVALFVLGAVVLRLTRFGQYVYAVGGNEDAAALMGAPVARTKIAVYALSGLCAGLAGALNAAWLVSGVTILGSGMELEAISAVVIGGTLLSGGFGFVSGSLVGVLLLKVIQNVINQIGSLDSAYQQVVSGAFLAVVVVAQTWLGRRRRVL, encoded by the coding sequence ATGCGACCGGCCGCCGTCCAGCAGGACACCGACAGGACCGACGCCCCCACCCGTGCCGAGCGCTTCAGTGCCCTCGCGCAGCAGCACGGCGCCCTGGTCACCCTGCTGGTGGCCATGGTGGCGGCGTCGCTGAGCTTCGACACCTTCCTGACCGGCGACAACCTTGAGAACATGGCGCTGTCCTCGGCCTTCCTCGCGGTGGTCGCGCTGGGCATGACGTTCGTCATCGTCACCGGCGGGATCGACCTGTCGGTCGGCTCGCTGTTCGCACTCGGCGGCGTGCTGGCGGCCTGGGGCTCGCAGTACGGCACGGCGGTGGCCCTCCTGCTCCCGCTCGCGGTGTGCGGGCTGATCGGAGTGGTCAACGGCCTGCTCATCGCCCGGTCGGGACTGGCCCCGTTCATCGTCACCCTCGCCGCCATGCTCGGGGCGCGCGGCATCCTGCTGGCGATCACCGACGAGGGCTCGCGGACGTATCTCGTCGACAAGGACTCGTTCTTCGCGACGCTCGGGCAGGGCTCGCTGCTCGGCATCGGCGTACCGATCTGGATCACGGTGGCCCTGTTCGTACTGGGCGCGGTCGTCCTGCGGCTCACCCGATTCGGGCAGTACGTGTACGCGGTCGGCGGCAACGAGGACGCGGCGGCCCTGATGGGTGCCCCCGTGGCCCGTACGAAGATCGCCGTGTACGCGCTGTCCGGGCTGTGCGCCGGCCTCGCGGGCGCGCTCAACGCGGCCTGGCTGGTGTCGGGCGTGACGATCCTCGGGTCGGGCATGGAGCTGGAGGCCATCTCGGCCGTCGTCATCGGCGGCACCCTGCTCTCCGGCGGCTTCGGCTTCGTCAGCGGTTCGCTGGTCGGTGTGCTGCTGCTGAAGGTGATCCAGAACGTCATCAACCAGATCGGCTCCCTGGACTCCGCGTACCAGCAGGTGGTCAGCGGTGCCTTCCTCGCCGTGGTCGTGGTGGCCCAGACATGGCTGGGCCGTAGACGACGGGTGCTGTGA
- a CDS encoding ABC transporter permease, producing MTDLTLTRGQVDRERLLRLLQEYGVYGGVVVLLVFNFVFTSNFVSAENFRTQAVQVAPVLIVALGMALAIGTEGVDLSVGSVMALSTSLLSLYLGYGPWMAMLMAVVGGIVIGLANGSLVAFLGVQPIVATLALMVAGRGIALVLLPQLEDVRDPSMASLGSGDVLGIPYLVLIAAALALLVAFVVRRTTFGRQLLAVGDSRPAARLAGLPVRRVLIVVYACSGALAAVAGILATARLTASDPTSLGNLMELSAITAVVVGGTPLSGGRVRIGGTVAGAVLIQLLTTTLVKHDLQPSWTQMAQAVVIIAAVYAARERGKR from the coding sequence ATGACTGACCTGACGCTCACACGCGGACAGGTGGACCGCGAGCGGCTGCTGCGCCTGCTCCAGGAGTACGGCGTCTACGGCGGTGTCGTCGTACTGCTCGTCTTCAATTTCGTCTTCACCTCCAACTTCGTCTCGGCGGAGAACTTCCGCACCCAGGCCGTGCAGGTCGCGCCGGTGCTCATCGTCGCGCTCGGCATGGCGCTGGCGATCGGCACCGAGGGCGTCGATCTGTCGGTGGGCTCGGTGATGGCCCTGTCCACCTCGCTGCTGTCCCTGTACCTCGGCTACGGCCCGTGGATGGCCATGCTCATGGCGGTGGTGGGCGGCATCGTGATCGGTCTGGCGAACGGGTCGCTGGTCGCCTTCCTGGGCGTCCAGCCGATCGTCGCCACCCTCGCCCTCATGGTCGCCGGACGCGGGATCGCCCTGGTGCTGCTCCCGCAGCTGGAGGACGTACGCGATCCGAGCATGGCGTCGCTCGGCTCCGGCGACGTGCTGGGCATCCCGTATCTCGTCCTCATCGCCGCGGCGCTGGCGCTGCTGGTGGCCTTCGTGGTGCGCCGCACCACCTTCGGTCGTCAGCTGCTCGCCGTCGGCGACAGCAGGCCGGCGGCCCGGCTTGCGGGGCTGCCCGTGCGCCGGGTCCTCATCGTGGTGTACGCGTGCTCCGGCGCGCTGGCCGCGGTGGCGGGCATCCTCGCCACCGCCCGGCTGACGGCCAGCGATCCCACCTCGCTGGGCAACCTCATGGAACTGTCGGCGATCACGGCGGTGGTCGTCGGCGGCACGCCCCTGTCCGGCGGCCGGGTACGCATCGGCGGCACGGTCGCCGGTGCGGTCCTGATCCAGCTGCTGACCACCACGCTCGTCAAGCACGACCTGCAACCGTCGTGGACGCAGATGGCCCAGGCCGTGGTGATCATCGCCGCCGTCTACGCGGCCCGTGAACGGGGAAAGCGATGA
- a CDS encoding sugar ABC transporter ATP-binding protein: MLSVTGVSKLFPGVKALSDVDFTARAGEVHALVGENGAGKSTLIKVLTGVYQPDAGEVVHDGTPVRFTTPLQAQQAGISTIYQEVNLVPLMSVARNLLLGREPRGRLGLIDFRRMHREADEALRGLGIRVDVSRPLRELGVGAQQMVALARAVAIDARVVIMDEPTSSLEPREVRTLFDVIGMLRERGIAVVYVSHRMDELYEICDAVTVLRDGRVVHTGRLADLDRLRLVSLMLGREIGEVRSEGLTKFTGSHQASAEPVLQADGLTVRHQLHDVSLAIRPGEVVGLGGLLGSGRSETARAIAGALPTDSGRVSVGGLPVRTGSTPAAIRAGISLLPEDRKAEGISPGLSVRENIALAALPGLSRFGLVDNARVDKVVDTFVKRLRIKSAGPHQKVGELSGGNQQKVLLARWLAMHPKVLLLDEPTRGIDVGAKAEVQSLIDELAEEGLAVLLISSDTEELIEGSDRIIVLKDGVVVDELTGDAVTEDALMRAIAAAPTESPEPAEPAKQAGSAHD; the protein is encoded by the coding sequence ATGCTCTCCGTCACCGGCGTGTCCAAGCTCTTCCCCGGCGTGAAGGCGTTGTCCGACGTGGACTTCACCGCCCGCGCCGGGGAGGTGCACGCCCTCGTCGGCGAGAACGGCGCGGGCAAGTCGACCCTGATCAAAGTACTCACCGGTGTCTACCAGCCGGACGCCGGTGAGGTCGTCCACGACGGCACGCCGGTCCGCTTCACGACACCTCTGCAGGCCCAGCAGGCAGGCATCTCCACCATCTACCAGGAGGTCAACCTCGTCCCGCTGATGAGCGTGGCGCGCAATCTCCTCCTCGGCCGCGAACCGCGCGGCCGGCTCGGCCTGATCGACTTCCGGCGTATGCACCGGGAGGCGGACGAGGCGCTGCGGGGCCTCGGCATCCGGGTCGACGTGAGCCGGCCGCTGCGCGAACTCGGCGTCGGCGCCCAGCAGATGGTGGCCCTCGCGCGCGCCGTCGCCATCGACGCCCGGGTCGTCATCATGGACGAGCCCACCTCCTCGCTCGAACCGCGTGAGGTGCGCACTCTGTTCGACGTGATCGGCATGCTCCGCGAGCGCGGCATCGCCGTGGTCTACGTGAGCCACCGCATGGACGAGCTGTACGAGATCTGCGACGCCGTCACCGTGCTGCGTGACGGCCGGGTGGTGCACACCGGACGGCTCGCCGACCTGGACCGGCTGCGCCTGGTCTCGCTGATGCTGGGCCGGGAGATCGGCGAGGTCCGCAGCGAGGGCCTGACCAAGTTCACCGGCTCCCACCAGGCCTCGGCCGAACCGGTGCTGCAGGCCGACGGATTGACGGTCCGTCACCAGTTGCACGACGTCTCACTGGCCATCCGTCCGGGCGAGGTGGTGGGTCTGGGCGGGCTCCTCGGCTCGGGCCGCAGTGAGACCGCGCGGGCCATCGCGGGAGCGCTGCCGACCGACTCGGGCCGGGTATCGGTGGGCGGTTTGCCCGTGCGCACCGGCTCCACACCGGCCGCGATCCGGGCCGGCATCAGCCTGCTGCCGGAGGACCGCAAGGCCGAGGGCATCTCGCCCGGCCTCTCGGTACGGGAGAACATCGCGCTCGCCGCCCTTCCCGGGCTCTCCCGCTTCGGTCTGGTGGACAACGCCCGGGTCGACAAGGTCGTCGACACGTTCGTGAAGCGGCTGCGCATCAAGTCCGCGGGCCCGCACCAGAAGGTCGGCGAGCTGTCCGGCGGCAACCAGCAGAAGGTGCTGCTGGCCCGCTGGCTCGCCATGCACCCGAAGGTGCTGCTCCTCGACGAGCCCACCCGGGGCATCGACGTGGGCGCCAAGGCGGAGGTCCAGTCCCTCATCGACGAACTCGCCGAGGAGGGACTCGCCGTGCTGCTGATCTCCTCCGACACCGAGGAACTGATCGAGGGCAGCGACCGGATCATCGTCCTCAAGGACGGGGTGGTGGTCGACGAACTGACCGGCGACGCCGTCACCGAGGACGCGCTGATGCGAGCCATCGCAGCGGCACCCACAGAAAGCCCAGAACCCGCGGAACCCGCGAAACAGGCCGGGAGCGCCCATGACTGA